In a genomic window of Streptomyces koelreuteriae:
- a CDS encoding effector-associated constant component EACC1, which yields MPEAPASRLQENALTFAFPGSEAQADTLNRDLAEWINDTDQLDGRASLRTQPPAPGEQGDVAVAVDVINASAAVIAAVTNTFFLWLQQRRPAYRRIDFEVVRPDGTRVSGTVDDEDQLAAVMDQLSAFAVTPPGADG from the coding sequence ATGCCCGAAGCACCCGCATCCCGGCTGCAGGAGAACGCGCTGACCTTCGCCTTCCCGGGTTCGGAGGCTCAAGCCGACACCCTGAACAGGGACCTGGCGGAGTGGATCAACGACACGGATCAGCTGGACGGCAGGGCGAGCCTGCGCACCCAGCCGCCCGCCCCCGGTGAACAGGGCGATGTCGCCGTCGCCGTGGACGTCATCAACGCCTCCGCAGCGGTGATCGCCGCGGTCACCAACACCTTCTTCCTCTGGCTGCAGCAACGGCGTCCGGCCTACCGGCGGATCGATTTCGAAGTGGTGCGGCCCGACGGCACCCGCGTCAGTGGCACGGTCGACGACGAGGACCAACTGGCCGCGGTCATGGACCAGCTGTCCGCGTTCGCCGTCACCCCGCCCGGAGCGGATGGATGA
- a CDS encoding sulfite oxidase translates to MTETTRKPRNPRPWLRRSLGALSGALAGFAALAVAELVSAGVRPQAGPVVAVGGAAIDRTPTGVKDWAIRNFGTNDKLVLQLGILAVLSVFALALGLVALRYRRSGAAGVLVFGVVGAAAATTRPDSTGLADALPSIAGALIGSCVLFALAGRLALPGPTPSAIGHEEDDSAHSPGWDRRGFVIAATLAAAASAGAGALGRTLNGSRGQEAIASRKDVALPPPASAAPAVPRGAQLRIPGISAFTTPNSDFYRVDTALVVPKVDATRWRLRIHGRGVPRPVTLSFDDLLRRELIERDITLTCVSNEVGGPYVGNARWTGVRLADLLAECGVRPPSRGGPADQLVARSVDGMTIGTPVEDIMDGRDALLALGMNGEPLPFAHGFPVRMVVPGLYGYVSACKWIKDIELTTFDAYDAYWVKRNWARRAPIKTQSRIDTPKPFARPGSGTVMVGGVAWAQHRGIDKVELRVDDGPWQEARLATEDSRDTWRQWSFPWRATQGTHTLTARATDRTGTLQTEKRTRTVPDGASGWHSVVVTVD, encoded by the coding sequence GTGACAGAGACGACGAGGAAGCCACGAAATCCCCGCCCCTGGCTACGGAGGTCGCTCGGGGCACTCAGCGGCGCCCTCGCGGGATTCGCGGCGCTCGCTGTCGCCGAACTCGTGTCGGCAGGAGTACGCCCGCAGGCCGGTCCCGTCGTCGCGGTCGGAGGTGCGGCGATCGACCGCACGCCGACGGGCGTGAAGGACTGGGCGATCCGAAACTTCGGCACCAACGACAAGCTGGTTCTCCAACTCGGGATCCTCGCTGTGCTGTCGGTGTTCGCACTGGCATTGGGCCTTGTGGCACTGCGCTACCGGCGGTCCGGGGCGGCGGGCGTCTTGGTGTTCGGGGTGGTCGGAGCGGCAGCGGCCACGACGCGCCCCGACTCGACCGGACTGGCAGACGCGCTGCCCTCGATCGCGGGCGCGCTCATCGGCTCCTGCGTCCTTTTCGCCCTGGCCGGACGCCTCGCACTGCCCGGCCCCACGCCGAGCGCGATCGGCCACGAGGAGGACGACTCGGCGCACTCACCAGGCTGGGACCGTCGCGGCTTCGTGATCGCGGCGACGCTTGCCGCCGCAGCATCCGCCGGGGCAGGCGCCCTGGGCCGAACCCTGAACGGTTCACGCGGCCAGGAGGCGATCGCCTCACGCAAGGACGTCGCCCTGCCGCCCCCCGCGTCTGCGGCCCCCGCCGTCCCGAGGGGCGCCCAGCTCCGAATCCCCGGGATCAGTGCCTTCACCACCCCGAACAGCGACTTCTACCGCGTGGACACCGCGCTCGTCGTTCCGAAGGTGGACGCGACGCGATGGCGGCTGCGCATCCACGGCCGGGGCGTCCCCCGCCCGGTCACCCTCTCCTTCGACGACCTGCTGCGGCGGGAGCTGATCGAGCGCGACATCACCCTCACCTGTGTGTCGAACGAGGTCGGCGGCCCCTACGTCGGCAACGCCCGCTGGACCGGCGTACGCCTCGCGGACCTGCTGGCCGAGTGCGGGGTACGGCCCCCGTCCCGGGGCGGACCGGCCGACCAGCTGGTGGCCCGCTCGGTGGACGGCATGACGATCGGAACCCCCGTCGAGGACATCATGGACGGCCGCGACGCCCTCCTCGCCCTCGGCATGAACGGCGAGCCCCTGCCCTTCGCCCACGGCTTCCCGGTCCGCATGGTCGTCCCCGGCCTCTACGGCTACGTCTCGGCCTGCAAATGGATCAAGGACATCGAACTCACCACCTTCGACGCCTACGACGCGTACTGGGTCAAACGCAACTGGGCCCGCAGAGCTCCGATCAAGACCCAGTCCCGCATCGACACCCCGAAGCCCTTCGCCCGCCCCGGTTCCGGCACGGTCATGGTCGGCGGCGTCGCCTGGGCCCAGCACCGCGGCATCGACAAGGTCGAACTCCGCGTCGACGACGGCCCCTGGCAGGAGGCCCGCCTCGCCACCGAGGACTCCCGGGACACCTGGCGCCAGTGGTCCTTCCCCTGGCGGGCCACCCAGGGCACCCACACCCTCACAGCGCGCGCCACCGACCGCACCGGCACCCTCCAGACCGAGAAACGCACCCGCACGGTCCCCGACGGGGCCAGCGGCTGGCACTCAGTGGTGGTGACCGTCGATTAG
- a CDS encoding caspase, EACC1-associated type: MTWAVWPPAPGAAYALLVGTGRHVGPKSLTRIPQAVTTARALGAALSGERGVFDARRTTVVLDPADTRQVLDPLRRMVREPDLDLLLFSYCGHGLLGRNDRLCLALTPTRQDDGGGEPSPALPFAEVASLMRESSARHKVAILDCCFSARALGPDGHGIHLLTACGRTVKALFPPEGTHTGFTGELLRILDEGLPDGPRHLALSALYDRLAVVLPTTPAPRAGIIPTGYPAPHQQTVDGSGHIALALNPAHGTQRTPAGLRARAAFAQRLKNLTEPSPETPVPDPARLPQLLHVLADLARDAAEVLGPLDDFSIDVRRNHAVMTGIAGFPDQATALLSALVDTLRTKPSPHRALPKAERALAYWTREHSSGGPTRT; this comes from the coding sequence ATGACCTGGGCCGTGTGGCCCCCCGCACCCGGCGCCGCGTACGCGCTGCTCGTCGGCACCGGTCGGCACGTCGGCCCCAAGTCCCTGACCCGCATACCTCAGGCTGTGACCACAGCCCGAGCCCTGGGGGCCGCCCTCAGCGGAGAAAGGGGGGTGTTCGACGCGCGCCGAACCACGGTGGTCCTGGATCCCGCCGACACCCGCCAGGTGCTGGATCCCCTGCGCCGTATGGTCCGGGAACCGGACCTCGACCTGCTGCTCTTCTCCTACTGCGGCCATGGACTGCTGGGCCGCAACGACCGTCTCTGCCTGGCCCTCACTCCCACCAGACAGGACGACGGAGGGGGTGAGCCGAGCCCGGCCCTGCCGTTCGCCGAAGTCGCCAGCCTGATGAGGGAATCGTCGGCGAGACACAAGGTCGCGATTCTCGACTGCTGCTTCTCCGCCCGCGCCCTCGGACCGGACGGACACGGCATCCACCTGCTCACCGCGTGCGGCCGCACCGTCAAGGCCCTGTTCCCGCCCGAGGGAACGCATACCGGCTTTACCGGGGAGCTGCTCCGGATCCTCGACGAGGGACTGCCCGACGGGCCTCGCCATCTCGCCCTCTCCGCGCTCTACGACAGGCTGGCGGTGGTACTGCCGACCACCCCGGCACCGCGGGCGGGGATCATCCCCACCGGATATCCCGCGCCCCACCAGCAGACGGTCGACGGCTCGGGCCACATCGCGCTGGCGCTCAACCCGGCTCACGGCACCCAGCGGACACCGGCGGGACTGCGTGCCCGGGCCGCCTTCGCCCAGCGGCTCAAGAACCTCACCGAGCCGTCACCCGAAACCCCCGTGCCCGACCCGGCGCGGCTGCCCCAACTGCTCCACGTCCTGGCCGATCTGGCCCGGGACGCGGCCGAGGTCCTGGGCCCGCTCGACGACTTCAGCATCGACGTCCGCCGCAACCACGCCGTCATGACCGGCATCGCCGGATTCCCCGACCAGGCCACGGCCCTGCTGTCCGCCCTGGTGGACACCCTCCGCACCAAGCCGTCCCCCCACCGGGCCCTTCCCAAGGCGGAACGTGCCTTGGCCTACTGGACCCGAGAGCACTCCAGCGGTGGACCCACGCGAACGTGA